From the genome of Haloterrigena sp. KLK7, one region includes:
- a CDS encoding ferritin-like domain-containing protein: MTTDEITDLLTEAYNDELETVMNYLSNAIVLDGIHAEEVKESLEEDIQEELDHARILGERLKQLDESPPGSEQFEAKQHSLQPPEDTTDVQSVIEGVLEAENDAIETYRSLIEAADDANDPVTEDVAVTILTDEEAHRTEFRGFQKEFPMD; encoded by the coding sequence ATGACGACCGACGAGATCACGGACCTCCTGACGGAGGCCTACAACGACGAACTCGAGACCGTGATGAACTACCTCTCGAACGCGATCGTGCTGGACGGGATCCACGCCGAGGAGGTCAAAGAGAGCTTAGAGGAGGACATCCAGGAGGAACTCGACCACGCGCGGATACTCGGGGAGCGCCTGAAGCAACTCGACGAGTCGCCGCCGGGCTCCGAGCAGTTCGAAGCCAAGCAACACAGTCTCCAACCCCCCGAAGACACCACCGACGTCCAGTCGGTCATCGAGGGCGTCCTCGAGGCCGAGAACGACGCGATCGAGACGTATCGATCGCTGATCGAGGCCGCCGACGACGCGAACGACCCCGTCACGGAGGACGTGGCGGTGACGATCCTCACCGACGAGGAGGCCCACCGCACCGAGTTCCGCGGATTCCAGAAGGAGTTCCCGATGGACTGA